A single genomic interval of Helianthus annuus cultivar XRQ/B chromosome 6, HanXRQr2.0-SUNRISE, whole genome shotgun sequence harbors:
- the LOC110865804 gene encoding 40S ribosomal protein S21-2 → MQNEEGQNMDLYIPRKCSATNRLITSKDHASVQINVGHLDESGLYTGQFSTFALCGFVRAQGDADSALDRLWQKKKVEARQ, encoded by the exons ATGCAAAACGAGGAGGGGCAAAACATGGATCTCTACATCCCCAGGAAGTG CTCTGCCACTAATAGGTTGATCACTTCAAAAGATCATGCATCTGTTCAGATTAACGTTGGCCACTTGGATGAGTCCGGTCTTTACACTGGCCAGTTCTCTACTTTTGCCCTCTGTGGTTTTGTACGAGCCCAG GGAGACGCTGATAGTGCACTTGACCGGCTGTGGCAGAAGAAGAAAGTCGAAGCACGCCAATAG